A region from the Enterobacter roggenkampii genome encodes:
- the cyoE gene encoding heme o synthase, with protein sequence MFKQYLQVTKPGIIFGNLISVIGGFLLASKGSIDYALFIYTLVGVSLVVASGCVFNNYIDMDIDKKMERTKNRVLVKGLIAPSVSLVYATLLGIAGFMLLWFGANPLACWLGVMGFVVYVGIYSLYMKRHSVYGTLIGSLSGAAPPVIGYCAVTNEFDSGALILLAIFSLWQMPHSYAIAIFRFKDYQAANIPVLPVVKGISVAKNHITLYIIAFAVATLMLSLGGYAGYKYLAVAAAVSVWWLGMALRGYKVEDDKVWARKLFVFSIVAITSLSVMMSVDFMVPDSHNLLTYVW encoded by the coding sequence ATGTTTAAGCAATACCTGCAAGTAACGAAACCAGGCATCATCTTTGGCAACCTGATCTCCGTGATCGGAGGGTTCCTGCTGGCCTCTAAGGGCAGCATTGATTACGCCCTCTTTATCTACACGCTGGTCGGTGTGTCACTGGTTGTTGCGTCCGGTTGTGTATTTAACAACTACATCGACATGGATATCGACAAGAAGATGGAAAGGACCAAAAATCGGGTGCTGGTGAAAGGCCTGATCGCCCCTTCCGTCTCGCTGGTGTACGCCACCTTGCTGGGTATTGCTGGCTTTATGCTGCTGTGGTTTGGTGCTAACCCGCTGGCCTGCTGGCTAGGGGTGATGGGGTTCGTGGTGTATGTGGGCATCTATAGCCTGTATATGAAACGTCACTCCGTCTACGGCACGCTGATTGGTTCTCTCTCCGGCGCTGCGCCGCCGGTGATTGGCTACTGCGCGGTCACGAACGAGTTCGATAGCGGTGCGCTGATCCTGCTGGCTATCTTTAGCCTGTGGCAGATGCCGCACTCCTATGCCATCGCGATTTTCCGCTTTAAGGATTATCAGGCAGCGAACATCCCGGTTCTGCCGGTCGTGAAGGGCATCTCCGTTGCCAAGAACCACATCACGCTGTACATCATCGCCTTTGCCGTGGCAACGCTGATGCTCTCTCTGGGTGGTTACGCCGGATACAAATATCTGGCAGTAGCGGCTGCGGTGAGCGTCTGGTGGCTCGGCATGGCGCTGCGCGGTTACAAAGTGGAAGATGACAAAGTCTGGGCGCGCAAGCTGTTTGTGTTCTCGATTGTGGCCATCACCTCACTGTCCGTGATGATGTCCGTGGATTTCATGGTGCCAGATTCACATAACCTGCTGACTTACGTCTGGTAA
- a CDS encoding cytochrome o ubiquinol oxidase subunit IV has product MSHSNDHGASHGSVKTYMTGFILSIILTVIPFWMVMSGSASKPVILGAILVTAVIQILVHLVCFLHMNTKSDEGWNMTAFIFTVIIIAILVVGSIWIMWNLNYNMMVH; this is encoded by the coding sequence ATGAGTCATTCTAACGATCATGGCGCTTCCCACGGCAGCGTAAAAACCTACATGACAGGTTTCATCCTGTCGATCATCCTGACGGTGATCCCGTTCTGGATGGTGATGAGCGGTTCTGCGTCTAAGCCGGTTATCCTGGGTGCAATCCTGGTGACCGCGGTGATTCAGATTCTGGTGCATCTGGTTTGCTTCCTGCACATGAACACCAAGTCCGATGAAGGCTGGAACATGACCGCCTTTATCTTTACCGTGATTATCATCGCTATCCTGGTAGTCGGTTCCATCTGGATTATGTGGAACCTCAACTACAACATGATGGTTCACTAA
- a CDS encoding cytochrome o ubiquinol oxidase subunit III: MATDTLAHSTAHAHEHAHHDTGPTKVFGFWIYLMSDCILFCCLFATYAVLVNGTAGGPTGKDIFELPFVLVETALLLFSSITYGMAAIAMYKNNKSQVVSWLALTWLFGAGFIGMEIYEFHHLIMEGFGPDRSGFLSAFFALVGTHGLHVTSGLIWMAVLMFQISRRGLTSTNRTRILCLSLFWHFLDVVWICVFSVVYLMGAM; encoded by the coding sequence ATGGCAACTGATACTCTGGCGCACTCAACTGCCCACGCGCATGAACATGCGCACCACGATACAGGACCGACCAAAGTCTTCGGTTTCTGGATCTACCTGATGAGCGACTGCATTCTGTTCTGCTGTCTGTTCGCGACCTATGCCGTTCTGGTGAACGGCACAGCGGGCGGCCCGACCGGCAAGGACATCTTTGAACTGCCGTTCGTTCTGGTTGAAACCGCACTGCTGTTATTCAGCTCCATCACCTACGGCATGGCGGCTATCGCCATGTACAAAAACAACAAGAGCCAGGTTGTCTCCTGGCTGGCGTTGACCTGGTTGTTTGGTGCTGGATTTATCGGGATGGAAATCTATGAATTCCATCACCTGATCATGGAAGGCTTCGGCCCGGATCGCAGTGGCTTCCTGTCCGCGTTCTTCGCGCTGGTTGGCACCCACGGTCTGCACGTGACCTCCGGTCTGATCTGGATGGCAGTACTGATGTTCCAGATCTCCCGTCGCGGCCTGACCAGTACTAACCGTACCCGTATCCTGTGCCTGAGCCTGTTCTGGCACTTCCTGGACGTGGTGTGGATCTGTGTGTTCTCTGTTGTCTATCTGATGGGGGCGATGTAA
- the cyoB gene encoding cytochrome o ubiquinol oxidase subunit I — MFGKLTLDAVPYHEPIIMVTVAAIIIGGAALVGLITYFGKWSYLWNEWLTSVDHKKLGIMYCIVGIVMLIRGFADAIMMRSQQALASAGEAGFLPPHHYDQIFTAHGVIMIFFVAMPLVIGLMNVVVPLQIGARDVAFPFLNNLSFWFTVVGVILVNLSLGVGEFAQTGWLAYPPLSGIEYSPGVGVDYWIWALQLSGVGTTLTGINFFVTIIKMRAPGMTMFKMPVFTWASLCANILIIASFPILTVTIALLTLDRYLGTHFFTNDMGGNMMMYINLIWAWGHPEVYILVLPVFGVFSEIAATFSRKRLFGYTSLVWATVCITVLSFIVWLHHFFTMGAGANVNAFFGITTMIIAIPTGVKIFNWLFTMYQGRIVFHSAMLWTIGFIVTFSVGGMTGVLLAVPGADFVLHNSLFLIAHFHNVIIGGVVFGCFAGVTYWWPKAFGFTLNEKWGKRAFWFWIIGFFVAFMPLYVLGFMGMTRRLSQQIDPQFHPMLMVAAGGAVLIACGIASQLIQFYVSIRDRDQNRDLTGDPWGGRTLEWATSSPPPFYNFAIVPQVHERDAFWEMKEKGEAYKQPAHYEEIHMPKNSGAGIVIAAFATVFGFAMIWHIWWMAIVGFAGIVISWIVKSFDEDVDYYVPVREVEKLENQHFDEISKAGLKNGN; from the coding sequence ATGTTCGGAAAATTGACACTGGATGCAGTGCCCTACCATGAACCGATTATCATGGTTACGGTGGCTGCAATTATCATCGGTGGCGCGGCCTTAGTTGGCCTGATCACTTACTTCGGTAAGTGGAGCTACCTGTGGAATGAGTGGCTGACTTCGGTTGACCACAAAAAACTCGGTATCATGTACTGCATCGTCGGTATCGTCATGTTAATTCGTGGCTTTGCGGATGCGATCATGATGCGTAGCCAGCAGGCGCTCGCGTCTGCGGGTGAAGCCGGCTTCCTGCCACCGCACCACTACGATCAGATCTTTACCGCCCACGGCGTTATCATGATCTTCTTCGTGGCGATGCCGCTGGTTATCGGTCTGATGAACGTGGTCGTTCCGCTGCAAATCGGCGCGCGCGACGTTGCGTTCCCGTTCCTGAACAACCTGAGCTTCTGGTTCACCGTTGTCGGCGTTATTCTGGTTAACCTGTCACTGGGTGTGGGCGAATTCGCGCAGACCGGCTGGCTGGCTTACCCACCGCTGTCAGGAATTGAGTACAGCCCGGGCGTTGGCGTCGACTACTGGATTTGGGCGCTTCAGCTCTCCGGTGTCGGTACGACCCTGACCGGTATCAACTTCTTCGTGACCATTATCAAGATGCGTGCCCCTGGCATGACCATGTTCAAGATGCCGGTATTTACCTGGGCATCTCTGTGCGCCAACATCCTGATTATTGCGTCCTTCCCAATTCTGACTGTTACCATCGCGCTGCTGACCCTGGACCGCTACCTGGGCACCCATTTCTTCACGAACGATATGGGTGGCAACATGATGATGTACATCAACCTGATTTGGGCATGGGGTCACCCGGAAGTTTACATCCTGGTTCTGCCTGTATTCGGTGTGTTCTCCGAAATCGCGGCAACCTTCTCGCGTAAACGTCTGTTTGGTTACACCTCTCTGGTGTGGGCAACCGTGTGTATTACCGTTCTGTCGTTCATCGTTTGGCTGCACCACTTCTTCACCATGGGTGCGGGCGCGAACGTAAACGCCTTCTTCGGTATTACCACCATGATTATCGCCATCCCGACCGGGGTGAAGATCTTCAACTGGCTGTTCACCATGTATCAGGGCCGTATCGTGTTCCACTCAGCAATGCTGTGGACCATCGGCTTCATCGTGACCTTCTCCGTAGGTGGGATGACCGGCGTACTGCTGGCGGTACCGGGTGCTGACTTCGTTCTGCACAACAGTCTGTTCCTGATTGCGCACTTCCATAACGTTATCATCGGTGGCGTGGTCTTCGGCTGCTTCGCTGGCGTAACCTACTGGTGGCCAAAAGCGTTCGGCTTCACGCTGAACGAAAAATGGGGTAAACGCGCGTTCTGGTTCTGGATCATCGGCTTCTTCGTCGCCTTTATGCCGCTGTACGTGCTGGGCTTCATGGGTATGACCCGTCGTCTGAGCCAGCAGATCGATCCGCAGTTCCACCCAATGCTGATGGTTGCAGCGGGCGGTGCCGTGCTGATTGCCTGTGGTATCGCGTCTCAGCTGATTCAGTTCTACGTGTCTATTCGCGACCGCGACCAGAACCGTGACCTGACCGGTGACCCATGGGGTGGCCGTACGCTGGAGTGGGCGACCTCTTCTCCACCGCCTTTCTATAACTTTGCCATCGTGCCTCAGGTTCATGAACGTGACGCATTCTGGGAAATGAAAGAAAAAGGTGAAGCGTACAAGCAACCTGCTCATTACGAAGAGATCCATATGCCGAAAAACAGCGGTGCGGGCATCGTGATTGCCGCCTTCGCAACGGTATTTGGTTTCGCAATGATCTGGCACATCTGGTGGATGGCGATTGTTGGCTTTGCTGGCATCGTAATCAGCTGGATTGTGAAGAGCTTTGACGAGGACGTGGACTACTACGTACCAGTCCGTGAAGTTGAAAAGCTGGAAAATCAGCATTTCGACGAGATTTCTAAAGCGGGGCTGAAAAATGGCAACTGA
- the cyoA gene encoding cytochrome o ubiquinol oxidase subunit II, which produces MRLRKYNKSLGWLSLFAGTVLLSGCDSALLDPKGQIGLEQRSLILTAFGLMLIVVIPAILMAVGFAWKYRASNKDAKYSPNWSHSNKVEAVVWTVPILIILFLAVLTWKTTHALEPSKPLVHDEKPITIEVVSMDWKWFFIYPEQGIATVNEIAFPANTPVQFKVTSNSVMNSFFIPRLGSQIYAMAGMQTNLHLIANEAGTYDGISASYSGPGFSGMKFKAIATPDRAAFDQWVEKAKQSPNTMSDMAAFEKVAAPSEYNKVEYFSNVKPDLFKDVIGKFMDHGKSMDMTQPEGEHSAHEGMEGMDMSHAETAH; this is translated from the coding sequence ATGAGACTCAGGAAATACAATAAAAGTTTGGGATGGTTGTCATTATTCGCAGGCACTGTATTACTCAGTGGCTGTGATTCTGCACTACTAGACCCCAAAGGACAGATTGGACTGGAACAACGTTCACTGATATTGACGGCTTTTGGCCTGATGTTGATTGTGGTTATTCCAGCCATTTTGATGGCTGTTGGTTTCGCCTGGAAGTATCGTGCGAGCAATAAAGATGCGAAGTATAGCCCGAACTGGTCACACTCCAACAAAGTGGAAGCTGTGGTCTGGACGGTACCTATCCTGATCATCCTGTTCCTTGCCGTACTGACCTGGAAAACCACTCACGCACTTGAGCCAAGCAAGCCGCTGGTTCACGATGAAAAACCGATTACCATTGAAGTGGTCTCCATGGACTGGAAATGGTTCTTCATCTATCCAGAGCAGGGCATTGCTACCGTGAATGAAATCGCCTTCCCGGCGAACACTCCGGTTCAGTTCAAAGTGACCTCCAACTCCGTAATGAACTCCTTCTTCATCCCGCGTCTGGGTAGCCAGATTTACGCGATGGCCGGTATGCAGACTAACCTGCATCTGATCGCGAATGAAGCAGGCACCTACGATGGTATCTCCGCCAGCTATAGCGGCCCGGGCTTCTCAGGTATGAAGTTCAAAGCTATTGCAACGCCAGACCGTGCCGCTTTCGACCAGTGGGTTGAAAAAGCGAAACAGTCTCCAAACACCATGTCTGACATGGCGGCGTTCGAAAAAGTGGCTGCACCTAGCGAATACAACAAGGTGGAGTACTTCTCTAACGTGAAGCCTGATTTGTTCAAAGACGTTATTGGCAAATTTATGGATCACGGCAAGAGCATGGACATGACCCAGCCGGAAGGCGAGCACAGCGCGCACGAAGGTATGGAAGGCATGGACATGAGCCACGCGGAAACCGCTCACTAA